A single window of Ignavibacteriota bacterium DNA harbors:
- a CDS encoding FAD-dependent oxidoreductase, whose product MKKVVIVGGGVSGLFSAYYLNKLNFDVTIIDEYDFDNGCSHGNAGFVVPSHIIPLASPSMIPKAVKWMFNSKSPLSFYPRLNKDFISWCFKFLRSANKTHVNNSIVPLRDISFLSSNLYKEVAEELNNSFGLTSKGLLMLYKNEKTAEEEIALAKLSNKYGIETNILSKSDIQNLDPHCKYDVNGGVIYYCDSHFTPNYLIKSLVENLKSKNVNLVSNEVIRKIKFSSKHIRSIGGSKDTYEADSFLFASGVWTAELLKKLKVNIPLMPGKGYSFNVETRNNFPTYPSILVDERVAVTPMNGFLRIGGNMEIDLINHKVRTSRVKNMLDSFIKYYPELKFEMPEEDNIWHGLRPCSPDGLPYIGKSNKYGNLFIAAGHAMLGMSLGPATGKLISEIISNQKTSINIDDYNPERFN is encoded by the coding sequence ATGAAAAAAGTTGTAATTGTCGGCGGCGGTGTTTCGGGACTTTTCTCAGCTTATTATCTTAACAAGTTAAACTTTGATGTAACAATAATCGATGAATATGATTTCGACAATGGCTGCTCGCATGGTAACGCCGGATTTGTTGTTCCAAGTCATATTATACCGCTTGCTTCACCAAGCATGATTCCCAAAGCCGTAAAATGGATGTTCAATTCAAAATCTCCTCTTTCTTTTTACCCAAGGTTGAATAAAGATTTCATTTCTTGGTGTTTTAAATTTTTACGCAGCGCCAATAAAACACACGTTAATAATTCAATAGTTCCATTGAGAGATATTTCTTTTTTGAGCAGCAATTTGTATAAAGAAGTTGCCGAAGAATTGAATAATTCATTTGGTTTAACTTCCAAAGGTTTGCTTATGCTTTATAAAAATGAAAAAACCGCCGAAGAGGAAATCGCGCTCGCTAAACTTTCAAACAAATATGGAATTGAAACAAATATTCTTTCAAAAAGCGATATTCAAAACTTGGATCCGCATTGTAAATATGATGTAAATGGTGGAGTTATTTATTATTGTGATTCTCATTTTACTCCAAATTATCTGATTAAATCTTTAGTGGAAAATCTGAAATCTAAAAATGTTAATTTAGTTTCAAACGAAGTAATTAGAAAAATAAAATTTTCCAGCAAACACATAAGAAGCATTGGCGGAAGTAAAGATACATACGAAGCCGATTCTTTTTTATTTGCTTCCGGCGTTTGGACTGCAGAATTGTTGAAAAAATTAAAGGTCAATATTCCGCTTATGCCCGGCAAAGGCTATAGTTTTAATGTGGAAACGAGAAATAATTTTCCTACATATCCCTCAATTTTGGTTGATGAAAGAGTCGCGGTAACACCGATGAACGGATTTTTAAGAATCGGCGGTAATATGGAAATCGATTTGATTAACCATAAAGTTAGAACGAGCAGAGTAAAAAACATGCTGGATTCGTTTATAAAATATTATCCCGAATTGAAATTTGAAATGCCGGAGGAAGACAATATTTGGCATGGATTAAGACCTTGTTCACCGGACGGTCTTCCATACATTGGCAAAAGTAATAAGTATGGAAATTTATTTATTGCCGCCGGCCATGCTATGCTGGGAATGAGTTTGGGCCCCGCAACCGGAAAATTAATTTCAGAGATAATATCAAATCAAAAAACTTCCATAAATATTGACGATTATAATCCGGAAAGATTTAATTAA
- a CDS encoding TonB-dependent receptor, whose translation MLPKLLTIAVFLFFSNLIIHCQNNSYTISGFVYDATNGETLIGANIFVKEINAGTASNSYGFYSLTIPSGKYNVEISFVGFEKQVLKFDLTNNIKQNVQLKRSDFNLEEVIVSDKKADENIKSTKMGTTEIAPREIEKVPVIFGEKDILKTIQLLPGVSSAGEGNSGFIVRGGSADQNLIILDEAPVYNASHLMGFFSVFNSDAIKSAKIIKGIGGPEYGGRLSSVLDISMKDGSLKNYSAYGGIGLISSRLTVEGPIKENTGSFIFAGRRTYADLFFPLFGDDQLKKSALYFYDFNGKINYMLGESDRIYLSGYNGRDIFSFNNEFGFDWGNTTATLRWNHIFNEKLFSNSTLIYSDYNYDINIEDSDQSTTVSSGIRDINFLQDFQYYFNSKNTFKFGLNAIYHTFLPGEISVTGNTNFNSKKIDDNFALEFNLYFGHEWSFSDVLKFNYGIRYSTFNLIGSGKVYSFNEDGNLLNTKIYSDGELIKTYNFLEPRFSANYLLDETSSIKLGYARNTQNIHLLSTASTSTPLDIWQPSTSIIKPEESNLISLGYFKNFDNNSYESSIEIYYKDMKNLIEYKNGADIFLNEFIESQLVFGEGWSYGAEFYIGKKIGNFTGWLSYTLSATERKFDKINNGKSFPARQDKTHDIALVGIYNLNENWSLSANWVYYTGIAATFPSGKYQIDGQTINLYTERNGYRMPDYHRMDLGATYYFNRSNEKEMSLTFSAYNVYARQNAFRITFKEDENDPNKTQAVKLALFSIVPSITFNFRF comes from the coding sequence ATATTGCCTAAGCTTTTGACTATTGCTGTTTTTTTATTCTTTTCTAATTTAATAATTCATTGCCAAAATAACTCATATACAATTAGCGGCTTTGTATATGACGCTACGAACGGTGAAACTTTAATTGGCGCCAATATTTTTGTAAAAGAAATAAATGCCGGTACCGCTTCAAACTCATACGGATTTTACTCACTTACAATTCCATCCGGAAAATATAATGTTGAGATTAGCTTTGTAGGATTTGAAAAACAAGTACTAAAGTTTGATTTGACTAATAACATTAAACAAAATGTTCAACTTAAAAGATCTGATTTTAATTTGGAAGAAGTTATTGTTTCAGATAAAAAAGCCGATGAAAATATTAAATCCACCAAAATGGGAACTACTGAAATCGCGCCAAGAGAAATAGAAAAAGTTCCCGTAATTTTCGGTGAAAAAGATATTTTAAAAACTATTCAACTTTTACCCGGAGTTTCATCTGCGGGAGAAGGAAACAGCGGATTTATTGTCCGCGGAGGTTCCGCTGATCAGAATTTAATTATTCTTGATGAAGCACCCGTTTATAACGCTTCACATTTAATGGGATTTTTTTCAGTCTTTAATTCAGACGCGATTAAAAGCGCAAAAATTATAAAAGGAATCGGCGGACCTGAATACGGCGGAAGATTAAGTTCCGTACTTGATATTTCAATGAAAGACGGAAGCTTGAAAAATTATTCGGCTTATGGTGGTATTGGATTAATTTCTTCAAGACTTACAGTTGAAGGGCCAATTAAAGAAAATACCGGTTCTTTTATATTTGCCGGAAGAAGAACTTACGCCGATCTGTTTTTTCCGCTCTTTGGTGATGATCAGCTGAAAAAATCCGCATTGTACTTTTATGATTTTAACGGGAAGATTAATTATATGCTTGGCGAATCTGATCGCATTTATCTTTCCGGTTACAATGGAAGAGATATATTTAGCTTTAACAATGAATTTGGTTTTGATTGGGGAAACACTACTGCTACATTAAGATGGAATCATATTTTTAATGAAAAATTATTTTCAAATTCTACTTTAATTTACAGTGATTATAATTATGATATTAACATTGAAGATAGCGATCAATCCACAACTGTAAGTTCCGGTATTAGAGATATAAATTTTCTGCAGGATTTTCAATACTATTTTAACTCAAAAAATACTTTCAAATTCGGATTGAACGCTATTTATCACACTTTTCTTCCCGGTGAAATTTCTGTAACCGGAAATACTAATTTTAATTCAAAAAAAATTGATGACAATTTTGCCTTAGAGTTTAATTTATATTTTGGACATGAATGGAGTTTTTCCGACGTATTAAAATTTAATTATGGAATTCGATATTCAACTTTCAATTTGATAGGCAGCGGAAAAGTATATTCTTTTAACGAAGACGGAAATTTATTAAATACTAAAATCTACAGTGACGGCGAATTGATAAAAACATATAATTTTTTGGAACCAAGATTTTCCGCAAATTATTTGTTGGATGAAACAAGTTCAATCAAATTAGGATACGCAAGAAACACACAAAATATTCACCTGCTTTCTACGGCTTCCACTTCCACTCCTTTGGATATTTGGCAGCCAAGCACTTCAATTATTAAACCTGAAGAATCAAATTTAATTTCGTTGGGATATTTTAAAAACTTCGATAATAACTCATATGAATCTTCAATTGAAATTTATTATAAAGATATGAAGAATTTGATTGAGTATAAAAACGGCGCCGATATTTTCCTAAATGAATTTATAGAATCTCAATTAGTCTTTGGTGAAGGATGGTCATATGGCGCTGAATTTTACATTGGAAAGAAAATCGGAAATTTTACCGGATGGTTAAGTTATACGTTATCGGCAACCGAAAGAAAATTTGATAAAATCAATAACGGAAAAAGTTTTCCGGCAAGGCAGGACAAGACACATGATATTGCTTTAGTTGGAATTTATAATTTAAATGAAAATTGGTCATTATCCGCAAATTGGGTTTATTATACAGGAATCGCTGCGACTTTTCCAAGCGGTAAATATCAAATTGACGGACAAACTATTAATCTCTACACTGAAAGAAATGGTTATAGAATGCCTGATTACCATCGTATGGATTTGGGCGCGACTTATTATTTCAACAGATCAAACGAAAAAGAAATGAGTTTGACATTTTCCGCTTATAATGTTTACGCAAGACAAAATGCATTTCGCATTACATTTAAAGAAGATGAAAATGACCCGAATAAAACTCAAGCCGTTAAATTAGCATTATT
- a CDS encoding metallophosphoesterase, which produces MRNNPIYFALIFSAIILAIDFYVFRGVKKLIIDLGKSQKKIIKILFWVIPVILIAGIFLVPALQERINPAEFIIYFHFLSGTFILFYIPKLIFIGFNFIDDIFRLSVNFISKIKKQNPEEVNSQKISRSKFLTQVGIITAGIPFVSLIYGIGWGRFNITVRNEKIFSSKIPKNFNGLKIVQLSDFHIGSMLNQKDFVEEIVQSVNSLNPDLFLFTGDMVNNISEEMDSFLEILSKLKAKYGKYSILGNHDYGEYFQWKSEMDRLNNLERLKQLQKNIGLDLLLNENRKIEILGESIELMGVENWGLPPFPQYGNLKKAMENVDENKFKILMSHDPTHWDEQVLGYTNIDLTLSGHTHGAQFGIEIPGWRWSPVNMRYKRWGGIYSENEQQLYVNTGIGYIGFPGRVGMPPEITVIELNSKIS; this is translated from the coding sequence ATGAGAAATAATCCAATATACTTTGCGCTAATTTTCAGCGCAATAATATTAGCAATTGATTTTTATGTGTTTCGCGGAGTAAAGAAATTAATAATCGATTTAGGCAAATCGCAAAAAAAAATAATTAAAATTCTCTTTTGGGTTATTCCGGTAATTTTGATTGCCGGAATATTTTTGGTGCCGGCTCTTCAGGAAAGGATAAATCCCGCAGAATTTATTATTTACTTTCATTTTTTATCCGGTACTTTTATTTTGTTTTACATTCCCAAGTTAATATTTATCGGCTTTAATTTTATTGATGATATTTTTCGCTTATCGGTAAATTTTATTTCCAAAATAAAAAAGCAAAATCCGGAAGAAGTCAATTCGCAAAAAATTTCAAGAAGTAAGTTTTTAACGCAAGTTGGAATAATTACAGCAGGTATACCGTTTGTGTCTTTGATTTACGGAATTGGCTGGGGAAGATTTAATATAACCGTTAGAAATGAAAAAATATTTTCCTCAAAAATCCCCAAAAATTTTAACGGATTGAAAATCGTTCAGCTTTCCGATTTTCATATCGGCAGCATGTTAAATCAAAAAGATTTCGTTGAAGAAATTGTCCAAAGTGTAAATTCTTTAAACCCAGATCTGTTTTTATTTACGGGAGATATGGTAAATAATATCTCTGAAGAAATGGATAGTTTTTTAGAAATATTATCCAAATTAAAAGCAAAATATGGCAAGTATTCAATCTTGGGAAATCATGATTACGGCGAATATTTTCAGTGGAAATCGGAAATGGATAGACTTAATAATTTGGAAAGACTTAAACAGTTGCAGAAAAATATTGGCTTGGATTTACTGCTGAATGAAAATAGAAAAATTGAAATATTGGGTGAATCAATTGAATTGATGGGTGTTGAAAATTGGGGATTGCCGCCGTTTCCTCAATACGGCAATTTGAAAAAAGCGATGGAAAATGTTGATGAGAATAAATTTAAAATATTAATGTCGCATGATCCAACACATTGGGATGAACAGGTTTTAGGCTATACAAATATTGATCTTACACTTTCTGGACATACGCATGGTGCACAATTTGGAATTGAAATTCCCGGATGGAGATGGAGTCCGGTAAATATGCGTTATAAACGCTGGGGCGGAATTTATTCTGAAAATGAGCAACAACTTTATGTAAATACCGGAATTGGATATATTGGTTTTCCGGGAAGAGTCGGTATGCCACCCGAAATTACGGTGATAGAGTTGAATTCTAAAATTTCTTAA
- the rsgA gene encoding ribosome small subunit-dependent GTPase A — MNIYSLGINEEELNLYKNAEFKLARVISVNRESFIINDGTKEYFAKVTGNLMFSAESSLDFPTVGDFVYFQNFDEDSTAIIHKVLERKTLLTRKSPGKKIEFQLIAANVDFAIIIQSLDNDFNTNRLERYLIMVNEFNIKPVILLSKSDLLNSNEVEKISDKVKNDNPEILTYAFSSFNDDIENLRQIFQPKKTYCIIGSSGVGKTTFINKLLGEDKFQTNEVRKSDSKGKHTTTSRQLVMLENGAMIIDTPGMRELGNISANDGIEKTFDEITSLMEQCQFSDCTHTVEKGCAILEAVKNNQISEKRYGNFMKLRKESQYYERSYVEKRKRDKEFGKMIKSVLKEHKTRKR; from the coding sequence ATGAATATTTACTCGCTTGGCATTAATGAGGAAGAACTTAATTTATATAAAAATGCGGAATTTAAATTAGCTCGAGTTATATCAGTAAATAGAGAAAGCTTTATAATCAACGACGGAACAAAAGAATATTTTGCAAAAGTGACAGGCAATCTTATGTTTTCGGCAGAAAGCAGTTTGGATTTTCCTACGGTAGGAGATTTTGTTTATTTTCAAAATTTTGATGAGGATTCGACTGCGATAATACACAAAGTTTTGGAACGAAAGACCTTGCTAACAAGAAAATCACCGGGCAAGAAAATAGAATTTCAATTAATTGCGGCAAATGTTGATTTTGCGATAATAATTCAATCTTTAGATAATGATTTTAATACAAATCGGCTTGAACGATATTTGATAATGGTGAATGAATTTAATATAAAACCCGTTATACTTTTAAGTAAATCTGATTTGCTTAATTCAAATGAAGTTGAAAAAATTTCAGATAAAGTAAAGAATGATAATCCGGAAATTCTAACATACGCGTTCAGCAGCTTTAATGATGATATAGAAAATTTACGCCAAATATTTCAGCCAAAGAAAACGTACTGCATCATCGGTTCTTCGGGAGTTGGAAAAACGACGTTTATAAACAAACTTTTGGGCGAAGATAAATTTCAAACAAATGAAGTAAGGAAAAGCGACAGCAAAGGAAAACACACAACAACGTCGCGTCAGCTTGTGATGTTAGAAAATGGCGCAATGATAATTGATACGCCTGGAATGCGTGAGCTTGGAAATATTTCAGCGAATGACGGAATAGAAAAAACTTTTGATGAAATTACAAGTCTAATGGAACAATGCCAATTTTCCGATTGTACACATACGGTTGAAAAGGGTTGTGCTATTCTTGAAGCGGTTAAAAACAATCAAATTTCAGAAAAAAGATACGGCAATTTTATGAAGTTAAGAAAAGAATCTCAATATTATGAACGCTCTTATGTTGAAAAAAGAAAACGTGATAAAGAGTTTGGTAAAATGATAAAATCGGTTTTAAAAGAACATAAAACAAGAAAAAGATAA
- a CDS encoding SdpI family protein: MITSFITFFATGLIFILLSIPLIKRKIKINNWYGIRLPQTMENEAVWYEVNEKAGRYMFLFGCLLSSVTVLLYFFPFIDEVYTIFILLALLIAGSILLIVKSISYANRIEIQ, translated from the coding sequence ATGATAACGAGCTTTATAACATTTTTCGCAACTGGATTAATCTTTATACTTTTATCAATTCCATTGATAAAACGAAAAATTAAGATTAATAATTGGTATGGAATACGACTTCCCCAAACAATGGAAAATGAAGCTGTTTGGTATGAAGTAAATGAAAAAGCCGGAAGATACATGTTTTTATTTGGCTGTTTGCTTTCATCAGTAACTGTATTATTATATTTTTTTCCATTTATCGATGAAGTTTATACCATTTTTATTTTGCTGGCGTTGCTTATCGCCGGGTCCATTTTATTAATCGTTAAATCAATAAGTTACGCGAACAGAATTGAAATTCAATAA
- a CDS encoding T9SS type A sorting domain-containing protein, which translates to MKYILTLLLASGILFAKPSYTGYSGAPGSKGTCASSCHGSGKGSIIINGLPTEYEPQKTYDIVVTYSSGNKISNFNLSSRVGSSTVVAGTFTAKSNSSLYSINGTESGIHASSNNIDTAKFTWTAPAEGTGNVSFYLAGMQGSTKSGTNTKIVAAVLEKITTNISNNEIPNELTLYQNYPNPFNPTTIISFSIPRESNVTIDVFNLLGQKIFTLVDEVKENGIYKIIFDGSNLAAGAYIYRIQNEGKVFSKKMLLVK; encoded by the coding sequence ATGAAATATATATTGACATTATTATTAGCTTCCGGTATTTTATTTGCAAAACCATCATATACCGGATATTCAGGTGCGCCGGGAAGTAAAGGAACTTGCGCGTCTTCATGTCACGGCAGCGGCAAGGGATCAATAATAATCAATGGTTTACCAACGGAATATGAACCGCAGAAAACTTATGATATAGTTGTAACATACAGCAGCGGAAATAAAATTTCGAATTTTAATCTTTCTTCACGAGTAGGCAGTTCAACTGTTGTTGCAGGAACATTTACGGCAAAAAGTAATTCATCATTGTATTCTATTAACGGTACAGAAAGTGGAATTCACGCAAGTTCCAACAATATTGATACGGCTAAATTTACATGGACGGCACCTGCCGAAGGAACGGGCAATGTTTCATTTTACCTGGCCGGAATGCAGGGCAGCACAAAAAGTGGAACCAACACTAAAATTGTAGCGGCGGTTTTGGAAAAAATTACAACAAATATTTCAAATAACGAAATTCCAAACGAATTAACACTTTACCAAAATTACCCTAATCCGTTTAACCCAACTACAATAATTAGTTTTTCAATTCCACGGGAATCAAATGTTACCATTGATGTTTTCAATTTATTAGGACAAAAAATTTTCACTTTAGTTGATGAAGTTAAAGAAAACGGAATTTATAAAATAATTTTTGACGGTTCAAATTTAGCGGCCGGCGCTTATATATATCGAATTCAAAACGAAGGCAAAGTATTTTCCAAGAAAATGTTATTAGTAAAGTAA